The genomic interval CTCATCCGCATCCGCGTCCGCCCAGTTCTCGCCGGGCCGGACGCCAACCGCCGTAGCCGCGCCGCCGCAAGTGATCGCCATCCGCGCCGGCCGGCTCATTGACGGCAAGAGCGACCAGCCGCGCGCCAACCAACTGGTCCTCATTCGCGGCAATCGAATCGAGAGCGTCGGCGACGCCGCGTCCGCACAGCTGCCTCCGAATGCGCAGGTCATCGATCTTACGCGCGCGACCATGCTGCCGGGCCTGATCGAGTCGCATACTCACATATTCTTGCAGGGCGAAGACCCGGCACAGGGCGGCTATGACGCCAACCTGCTTGACCATCCGGTTGCCTATCGCGCCGCGCGGGCAGCGGTGGCGGCCCGCCGCGCCCTCGAGCAGGGCTTTACTACCATTCGCGACGTCGAAACCGAAGGCGCTGGGTACGGCGACGTCGGCATCAAGGAAGCAATCAACGAGGGCTGGATTCCCGGCCCGCGCATGTTCGTGGTGACGCGCGCGCTTTCCACCACCGGCGGCTATCCGCTGGAGGGCTACGCGCCCGAATACGACCTGCCCAAAGGCGTGCAGATTGCCGACGGTCCGGTCGAGTTCCGCAAGGCGACGCGCGAACAGCTGGCCAACGGCGCCGACTGGATCAAGGTCTACATGACGCATCGTTCCTGGGTGGACGCGCAGGGGCGGCTGCAATCGCAACCCACGTTGACCCTGGACGAGATCAAGGCCGTGGTCGATGAAGCGCATGGCTGGGGCCGCAAGGTGGCATGCCACGCCTACAACGGTATCGGGCTGCATCGCGCCCTGGACGGCGGTTGCGACTCCATCGAGCACGGGCTGGAACTGGACGATGCCGCCATCGCGCAGATGGTCAAACAGGGGACGTGGTACTGCCCGACGCTTTCGCCCTATTATTACTGGTGGGCGCCGGAAAACACGCCCCAAGGCAAGCGTGACCGCAAGCGAGCCGAAGTTCATGGGCCGTCATTCCAGAAAGCGCTGCGAGCAGGCGTGAAGATCGTCTTTGGCACTGACGTTGGCAGTTTTCCCTGGACTGACCTGAACTCGCCGATCGCGCAGGAGTTTCCGCGCATGGTGGAGTTCGGGATGACGCCGATGGGCGCGATCAAGTCGGCAACGTCAATGCCGGCGCAGATGCTGGAGATGGTGGGGCAGATCGGTGTGATTGCGCCGGGCGCTTATGCCGACATCATCGCGGTTTCCGACGATCCGCTGCGCGACATCAAGGCGCTGGAGAATGTTGGCTTCGTAATGAAAGACGGCAAAGTTTTCAAGAACGAAATGCCAGGACGAAAGGAATGATGACGACTCGCCACGCGCCAGGAATCTAAGCCAAATAGCCAAGCGCAGGAGGTGCACATGCCGGCGCGCAACGAAGCTCTCAAAGACCGCCTCTCCCGCTATCGCCAAATCAATATCACTGTTACCGGCAGAAAGTCAGGAAAGGCTATATCCATCCCGGTCTGGTTCATCTCCGAGGACGACACGCTTTATCTGTTGCCGGTGCAGGGATCCGATACGCAGTGGTACAAGAACCTGCTCCAGAAGCCAAAAATTGGGATCGATGCCCGCGGCAACCGGGCTGAATTCAAGGCAGTTCCCATCACGGACCCCAAGCAGGTGTCGTCGGTGGTCGAGAAATTCCGCGCCAAGTACGCCAGCGACGTGAAGAAATACTATTCAAAGTTCGACGTCGCCGTTCGCGTACGGATGAGCTGATGGTGCGGCAGTAGAACAGCCCAAGGGCAACGCTTACATTTCTTTACATTTTGGAACCCTTAGAATGCCGCAACACCGCCATGGGAGCGGTGTTTCAGTCGTGAGAGGACTGTCCCATGACGCACAGCAAAATCGCTGGATCAGTGCCAGAACTTGCCACTCGGGTAATCACCAGCAGCCGGCTGATCGCATTTGCCATGATTCTCAGCCTGGTGCTGGTGGCGACGCAGCCCGCGCACGCTCAGAGCTCCGACACGTGGAAGAGCGTCGCCATTATCGGCGGATCAACCGCGGCAGGCGCATACATCGGACACAAGGTTGGCGGAGCGACTGGTGCATGGATCGGAGCCGGAGTCGGCGCATCGGCCGGTTACGCAATCGACAGGCGCCGGCGTGCCAACGAGTACTACAACCAATCAGCCAACGGCTATTACGATCCTAACGGGTACTACGGAAACGGCGGGTA from Terriglobales bacterium carries:
- a CDS encoding nitroreductase family deazaflavin-dependent oxidoreductase, whose product is MPARNEALKDRLSRYRQINITVTGRKSGKAISIPVWFISEDDTLYLLPVQGSDTQWYKNLLQKPKIGIDARGNRAEFKAVPITDPKQVSSVVEKFRAKYASDVKKYYSKFDVAVRVRMS
- a CDS encoding amidohydrolase family protein; this encodes MRIARIGIALVLFSSASASAQFSPGRTPTAVAAPPQVIAIRAGRLIDGKSDQPRANQLVLIRGNRIESVGDAASAQLPPNAQVIDLTRATMLPGLIESHTHIFLQGEDPAQGGYDANLLDHPVAYRAARAAVAARRALEQGFTTIRDVETEGAGYGDVGIKEAINEGWIPGPRMFVVTRALSTTGGYPLEGYAPEYDLPKGVQIADGPVEFRKATREQLANGADWIKVYMTHRSWVDAQGRLQSQPTLTLDEIKAVVDEAHGWGRKVACHAYNGIGLHRALDGGCDSIEHGLELDDAAIAQMVKQGTWYCPTLSPYYYWWAPENTPQGKRDRKRAEVHGPSFQKALRAGVKIVFGTDVGSFPWTDLNSPIAQEFPRMVEFGMTPMGAIKSATSMPAQMLEMVGQIGVIAPGAYADIIAVSDDPLRDIKALENVGFVMKDGKVFKNEMPGRKE